From Burkholderia cenocepacia, the proteins below share one genomic window:
- a CDS encoding CpaF family protein translates to MSLREQMSLHRAQPLAASEAAGPAHSSVRDAYQKLRRDIHLAVLERVELERLSRLHQDQIRMEIGALIARILDEERLPANDIERRQLAIDVYDEMFGFGPLEALLRDPGISDILVNTYRQVYVERCGQLELTDVTFYDDAHLMKVIEKIVSRVGRRIDESSPMVDARLPDGSRVNAIIPPSAIDGPLMSIRRFAVNPLKMDDLVRFHSLTPPMAELLDALSRAKVNVLVSGGTGSGKTTLLNILSGFIPRNERIVTIEDAAELQLQQPHVLRLETRPPNIEGKGEITQRTLVRNALRMRPDRIILGEVRGAEALDMLNAMNTGHEGSLATIHANTPRDALTRLENMVSVSGLTLPPKTMRQQIASAISVVVQAARLTDGKRKIVSIQELTGMEGDIINMQEIFTFKRTGVDRDGSVRGHFCATGVRPKFAERLQAFGINLPDSLYDPSVHYETD, encoded by the coding sequence ATGTCATTGCGCGAACAGATGTCCTTGCACCGGGCCCAGCCGCTGGCGGCCAGCGAAGCGGCCGGCCCGGCGCATTCGTCGGTGCGCGACGCATACCAGAAGCTGCGCCGCGACATTCACCTGGCGGTGCTCGAGCGCGTCGAGCTCGAGCGCCTGTCCCGGCTGCATCAGGATCAGATCCGCATGGAAATCGGCGCGCTGATCGCGCGCATCCTTGACGAGGAGCGGCTGCCGGCGAACGACATCGAGCGGCGCCAGCTCGCGATCGACGTGTACGACGAGATGTTCGGCTTCGGTCCGCTCGAAGCATTGCTGCGCGACCCCGGCATTTCCGACATCCTCGTGAACACGTACCGGCAGGTCTACGTCGAGCGCTGCGGCCAGCTCGAACTGACCGACGTGACGTTCTACGACGACGCGCACCTGATGAAGGTGATCGAGAAGATCGTGTCGCGCGTCGGGCGCCGCATCGACGAATCGAGCCCGATGGTCGACGCCCGGCTGCCGGACGGTTCGCGCGTGAACGCGATCATCCCGCCGTCCGCGATCGACGGGCCGCTGATGTCGATCCGGCGCTTCGCGGTCAACCCGCTGAAGATGGACGACCTGGTGCGCTTCCACAGCCTGACGCCGCCGATGGCCGAGCTGCTCGACGCGCTGTCGCGCGCGAAGGTGAACGTGCTGGTGTCGGGCGGCACGGGCAGCGGCAAGACGACGCTGCTCAACATCCTGTCCGGCTTCATTCCGCGCAACGAGCGGATCGTGACGATCGAGGACGCCGCCGAGCTGCAACTGCAGCAGCCGCACGTACTGCGGCTCGAGACGCGCCCGCCGAACATCGAGGGCAAGGGCGAGATCACGCAGCGCACGCTGGTGCGCAACGCGCTGCGGATGCGCCCGGACCGCATCATCCTCGGCGAAGTGCGCGGTGCCGAAGCGCTCGACATGCTTAACGCGATGAACACTGGCCACGAAGGCTCGCTCGCGACGATCCATGCGAACACGCCGCGCGACGCGCTGACGCGCCTCGAGAACATGGTCAGCGTGTCCGGCCTGACGCTGCCGCCGAAGACGATGCGCCAGCAGATCGCGTCGGCGATCTCGGTGGTCGTGCAGGCGGCGCGCCTGACCGACGGCAAGCGCAAGATCGTCAGCATCCAGGAGCTGACCGGGATGGAAGGCGACATCATCAACATGCAGGAGATCTTCACGTTCAAGCGCACGGGCGTGGACCGCGACGGCTCGGTGCGCGGCCACTTCTGCGCGACCGGCGTGCGGCCGAAGTTCGCCGAGCGGCTGCAGGCATTCGGCATCAACCTGCCGGATTCGCTGTACGACCCGTCCGTGCATTACGAGACGGACTGA